From Algoriphagus sp. NG3, the proteins below share one genomic window:
- a CDS encoding DUF1573 domain-containing protein, which translates to MKKLGVLLTVFVLAFAFHANAQEESGAAITFKEKSIDFGDITQGDKVSHTFELTNTGSAPLIISNVAATCGCTVPSWPKDPIAPGKSAEIKVSFNSAGKMGKQNSVVRVYSNASEPIEKVSLISNVLPKTK; encoded by the coding sequence ATGAAAAAATTAGGAGTATTATTGACCGTTTTTGTTTTAGCCTTTGCATTTCATGCAAACGCCCAAGAGGAAAGTGGTGCAGCGATCACCTTCAAAGAAAAATCCATTGATTTTGGGGATATCACCCAAGGAGACAAAGTTTCCCATACGTTCGAACTCACGAATACCGGTTCCGCTCCGCTGATAATCTCCAATGTAGCAGCTACCTGTGGATGTACAGTCCCAAGCTGGCCAAAGGATCCGATCGCTCCAGGGAAATCGGCAGAGATCAAGGTGTCTTTCAATTCTGCCGGCAAAATGGGCAAACAGAATTCCGTAGTGAGAGTTTACTCCAATGCTTCTGAACCGATCGAGAAAGTCTCTTTGATCTCAAATGTGCTTCCTAAGACGAAGTAG
- a CDS encoding helix-turn-helix domain-containing protein: MTVPKSLSEALKVSTQVLSMVINLKSQKNFNAFVSNFRVEYTIQLPKDPSYNNYPISAIAYETGFNSISSFNSAFKKTDRQAPRHTNSI, translated from the coding sequence ATGACAGTTCCTAAATCTCTGAGTGAAGCCTTGAAAGTAAGTACACAGGTGCTTTCTATGGTAATCAACCTGAAGAGTCAGAAAAACTTCAACGCATTTGTAAGCAACTTCCGGGTGGAATATACCATTCAATTGCCCAAAGATCCCAGCTACAACAACTACCCTATCTCTGCCATTGCATATGAAACAGGGTTCAATAGTATTTCCAGTTTCAATAGTGCCTTCAAAAAAACAGACAGGCAAGCCCCCAGGCATACAAACAGTATTTGA
- the ltrA gene encoding group II intron reverse transcriptase/maturase — translation MIFKEQTKSVPITKEMVWESYKKVKSNGGSAGIDQQSLSEFDSVRSKELYKLWNRLASGSYFAPAIKRVTIPKAGGKTRPLGIPTVSDRIAQQVVKTYLEPRLESVFVDDSYGYRPNKNAHTAIQKVQQNVRKFSWVIDLDIQEFFENVNHELLLKALERHVSESWVLMYIKRWLEAPVILEDGSVKVSKGKGTPQGGVISPLLANLYMHYCVDKWLEKSHPSVNMIRYADDLIIHCSSYQKAVETLADLKSRLENCGLKAHPEKTKIVYCKKDGRNLEGSPVQFDFLGFSFRPIRNKLRNGGSFLQFDCKMSRKSKVRINGELRKLNFHNKTQRGIQDLATMLNPKIRGWVNYYGKISRRSLRPVFYYLHHRMIRWILNKYKSFKGSKIKAIKWLRQVTVSYPNLFYHWELGYKLV, via the coding sequence ATGATTTTTAAAGAACAGACAAAGTCGGTACCAATTACCAAAGAAATGGTGTGGGAATCCTACAAGAAAGTGAAAAGTAATGGAGGCAGTGCAGGGATTGACCAGCAGAGCCTGTCAGAATTTGACAGTGTACGTTCCAAAGAACTGTACAAGCTATGGAACAGACTTGCATCTGGAAGTTACTTTGCACCCGCAATAAAGAGGGTAACAATACCCAAGGCAGGAGGTAAGACCCGTCCTTTGGGAATTCCGACTGTAAGCGACAGGATTGCCCAACAGGTAGTAAAGACGTACCTCGAACCAAGGTTGGAATCGGTATTCGTGGACGATTCCTACGGATACCGTCCGAACAAGAATGCGCATACAGCAATCCAGAAAGTACAACAAAATGTGCGAAAGTTCAGCTGGGTGATAGATTTGGACATACAGGAGTTCTTTGAAAATGTGAACCACGAGCTTTTGTTGAAGGCTCTGGAAAGACACGTTTCAGAAAGCTGGGTACTGATGTATATCAAAAGGTGGCTGGAAGCACCAGTTATACTTGAAGATGGTTCAGTCAAAGTATCCAAGGGAAAAGGGACTCCTCAGGGAGGAGTAATCAGCCCGCTTCTTGCCAATCTCTATATGCATTACTGTGTTGATAAGTGGTTGGAGAAATCCCATCCATCAGTCAATATGATTCGGTACGCTGATGATCTTATTATCCATTGCAGTAGCTATCAGAAAGCTGTCGAAACCCTTGCAGACCTGAAAAGCCGTCTTGAAAATTGTGGCTTAAAAGCTCATCCTGAAAAGACCAAAATCGTGTATTGCAAGAAGGATGGCAGAAATCTGGAAGGCTCCCCTGTTCAGTTTGATTTTCTGGGTTTCAGTTTTCGGCCCATTAGAAATAAATTAAGAAACGGGGGAAGTTTTCTGCAATTTGATTGTAAGATGAGCCGTAAGTCCAAAGTACGTATCAATGGGGAACTTCGTAAGCTTAATTTCCACAACAAAACCCAACGAGGTATTCAGGATTTGGCTACAATGCTGAATCCAAAGATCCGAGGATGGGTAAATTATTATGGGAAAATCAGTAGAAGAAGCTTAAGACCTGTGTTTTATTACCTGCACCACCGAATGATCAGATGGATTCTGAACAAGTACAAAAGCTTCAAAGGAAGCAAGATCAAAGCAATTAAATGGCTTAGGCAAGTGACGGTTTCTTATCCAAACCTGTTTTATCACTGGGAACTGGGATACAAATTAGTCTAA
- a CDS encoding phytanoyl-CoA dioxygenase translates to MSDILSKKEIEHFIYNGFVRLDNSFSKEIADAALETLWNDLPCDRSNPSTWIEPVIRLGMYTNEPFVDSVNTPKLHNAFNQLIGKDKWIPCRNVGTFPVRFPSDQQPNDTGKHVDASFPGNDPNNFFEWRVNVKSKGRALLMLILYSDVSENDAPTVIYEGSHIDVARLLSIEGDLGLSFMELAGKLDELPERKEVYATGKAGTVYLCHPFLVHSAQPHRGSTPKFMAQPPLLSKGELSISDSDVGYSPVERAIRLGID, encoded by the coding sequence ATGTCAGACATACTAAGTAAAAAGGAAATAGAGCATTTTATTTATAACGGTTTTGTTCGTCTTGATAATTCATTTTCAAAGGAAATCGCAGATGCAGCTTTAGAAACTCTTTGGAATGACCTTCCTTGTGACAGGTCAAATCCTTCAACCTGGATTGAGCCTGTAATTCGTTTGGGAATGTACACAAATGAACCATTTGTTGATTCCGTAAATACTCCAAAGTTACATAACGCTTTTAATCAGTTAATAGGTAAAGACAAATGGATTCCTTGTCGGAATGTAGGAACGTTTCCTGTCAGATTTCCATCTGATCAGCAGCCTAACGATACTGGTAAACACGTAGATGCAAGCTTTCCCGGAAATGACCCGAATAATTTTTTTGAATGGCGTGTCAATGTCAAATCAAAAGGACGAGCGTTATTGATGTTGATTTTGTATTCAGATGTCAGCGAAAATGATGCTCCAACAGTCATTTATGAAGGTTCTCATATTGATGTTGCAAGATTATTGTCTATAGAAGGAGATTTAGGTCTTTCTTTTATGGAACTTGCAGGCAAGTTGGACGAGTTGCCAGAAAGAAAAGAAGTGTATGCAACTGGTAAAGCGGGTACAGTTTACCTATGTCATCCGTTTTTGGTTCATTCAGCTCAACCACATAGGGGAAGTACGCCTAAATTTATGGCACAACCACCTTTGTTGTCAAAGGGCGAATTGTCTATTTCAGATTCTGATGTCGGCTATTCTCCCGTTGAAAGGGCAATTCGCTTAGGAATAGATTAG
- a CDS encoding DNA (cytosine-5-)-methyltransferase has product MIKYSKLRDKLKVETLNGNAEDLAFFTHYLHNHTNGVSKSFEKRAKEYYSSMSEEMNIVAEPELQAMLPIKWDIPFPAPENPEFTFIDLFAGIGGFRIPLQELGGKCVFSSEFNYHAQRAYEFNFGEVPFGDITKLNLDIVPKHDILCAGFPCQPFSISGKMKGFEDTRGTLIYHVFELIEKRQPKVVLLENVKHLVYHDNKRTLSTIVQHLEEMGYVVSKKVLNASDFGLPQNRERIIIIGHKETKFDFSKIKKKPKPALKDFLDKENDFEYLDEPYTILDEQKTQDSGLVFAGYRNKTIRKAGVRPGTEHLSRVHKQPNRIYSTEGVHPALPSQESSGRFWIWHEGTVRKLTIQECYKIMGFPKKFKLLNNKAELYKQVGNSVAVPMIKAVGEQIKTQLLKLEK; this is encoded by the coding sequence ATGATAAAATATTCAAAACTTCGGGACAAGCTAAAAGTTGAAACCTTAAATGGCAATGCGGAAGATTTAGCTTTTTTCACCCACTATCTTCACAACCATACAAACGGAGTATCAAAATCTTTTGAAAAAAGAGCAAAAGAATACTATTCTTCAATGAGCGAAGAAATGAATATTGTAGCAGAGCCAGAATTGCAGGCAATGCTTCCCATAAAATGGGATATTCCATTTCCAGCACCTGAAAATCCTGAGTTTACTTTTATTGACCTTTTTGCAGGAATTGGGGGTTTCAGAATTCCATTACAAGAACTTGGCGGTAAATGTGTTTTTTCTTCTGAGTTTAATTATCACGCACAACGTGCCTATGAATTTAATTTTGGGGAAGTGCCTTTTGGCGACATCACAAAACTTAATTTAGATATTGTTCCAAAACACGATATTCTTTGTGCAGGTTTTCCTTGCCAACCATTTAGCATTTCAGGTAAAATGAAAGGTTTTGAAGACACAAGGGGAACGTTGATTTATCACGTTTTTGAATTAATTGAGAAACGTCAACCAAAGGTTGTTCTTCTTGAAAATGTAAAGCATTTGGTTTACCACGACAACAAAAGAACACTTTCGACCATAGTTCAACACTTGGAAGAAATGGGTTATGTGGTTTCAAAAAAAGTTTTGAACGCTTCTGACTTTGGTTTGCCACAAAATAGAGAACGCATAATTATCATAGGACATAAGGAAACTAAATTTGATTTTTCAAAAATCAAAAAGAAACCTAAACCAGCTCTTAAAGACTTTTTAGACAAAGAAAACGATTTTGAATATTTAGATGAGCCTTATACTATTTTGGATGAGCAAAAAACGCAAGATTCAGGACTGGTTTTCGCAGGTTACAGAAACAAAACTATCCGAAAAGCAGGAGTAAGACCAGGAACAGAACACTTGTCAAGAGTTCATAAACAACCAAACAGAATTTACTCTACCGAAGGTGTTCATCCAGCTCTTCCATCGCAAGAGTCATCAGGAAGATTTTGGATTTGGCACGAAGGAACTGTAAGGAAACTTACAATTCAGGAGTGCTATAAAATTATGGGATTCCCGAAAAAATTCAAGTTACTTAACAACAAAGCAGAACTATATAAACAAGTTGGCAACTCTGTTGCCGTTCCAATGATTAAAGCCGTTGGTGAGCAGATTAAAACACAACTTTTAAAATTAGAAAAATAG
- a CDS encoding helix-turn-helix transcriptional regulator: MKETFGEYIHKLRSDNSLTLTKLAAALDIDQSTLSKIENGKRNVPVEVLPKLSKIFNLDLKQLEHEYFSEKIAEIIYPQEEPRELLKAAEEKAKYMRIKNQQQGKINF; this comes from the coding sequence ATGAAAGAAACATTTGGAGAATACATACACAAACTTAGGTCGGACAACAGCTTGACGTTAACTAAACTTGCTGCTGCATTAGATATTGACCAATCTACTCTTTCAAAAATAGAGAACGGGAAAAGAAATGTTCCAGTTGAAGTCCTACCAAAGCTCTCGAAGATTTTCAATCTTGACTTGAAACAATTGGAACACGAGTATTTCAGTGAGAAAATTGCTGAAATCATTTATCCGCAAGAAGAACCAAGAGAACTTTTAAAAGCGGCTGAAGAAAAGGCAAAATATATGCGAATCAAGAATCAACAACAAGGAAAAATAAACTTTTAA
- a CDS encoding DUF2290 domain-containing protein gives MTINETYQEISSITQKIIENGLSIDEKWPERFGSKISWNEQKDISIALKNVPYSDKYTDLKNDRNFNFKMVDGALIQMMYEFNATGRLLLSHRLAFFPSPNLERYDNAPEAYEEQYFGDSEFHDMIEQNVVAFPIRFDYNVNQNLFKDIEHPYSHATFGEYEYCRIPINCPLTPSIFINFILRNFYNSAFRKKGVFCEISEFRFDNTITENESKLLHFNVSK, from the coding sequence ATGACAATAAATGAAACATATCAAGAAATATCGTCAATTACTCAAAAAATCATTGAGAATGGATTATCAATTGACGAAAAATGGCCAGAGCGCTTTGGTTCGAAAATAAGTTGGAACGAGCAGAAAGATATTTCTATAGCTCTAAAGAACGTACCATATTCTGACAAGTATACTGATTTAAAGAACGATAGAAATTTTAATTTTAAAATGGTTGATGGTGCATTAATACAAATGATGTACGAATTTAACGCTACAGGTCGTTTACTACTTTCTCATAGACTTGCTTTTTTCCCATCACCTAATTTAGAAAGATATGATAATGCTCCTGAAGCATATGAAGAACAGTATTTTGGTGATTCTGAATTTCACGATATGATAGAACAGAATGTTGTCGCTTTTCCAATCAGGTTTGACTATAACGTAAATCAAAATTTGTTTAAGGACATTGAACATCCATACTCACACGCAACATTTGGAGAATATGAATATTGCAGAATCCCTATAAATTGCCCATTAACACCTAGTATTTTTATCAACTTCATTCTACGTAATTTCTATAATAGTGCATTTAGAAAAAAAGGGGTCTTTTGTGAAATATCAGAATTTCGATTTGACAATACGATAACAGAAAACGAATCAAAGTTATTGCATTTTAATGTTAGTAAATGA
- a CDS encoding DEAD/DEAH box helicase has translation MIDIIRGASNKPVSTEALIEFVENSGINDAVLYTGYPIVGSIEDKSSLDALLISSEHGVIVFDIVEEPEISEREDIRDTLYNIVLQRLIGYKDLSEKRGQLKINLNVLTIAPSWPQSQKNNETIVEKTDFEKFISESKQTNLTIEDYKKVIQAVQAITKLKAKPPRRTSNEKSKGAILNELEKSISNLDRRQSKAVIETVEGIQRIRGLAGSGKTIVLALKVAYLHSKFPDWNIGVAYYTRSLKNQFIELITKFTIEHKNEEPDWSKVKIQQAWGSSKDNGFYYEFCKANNVEYLDYDTAKNRFGSNANFIDVLSSKALSEAKTKNEIYDVILVDEAQDFTEPFLKLCYSLLRPASINNPKNKRLIYAYDELQKLSDSSSLKNPIEIFPGIDFTDQKNKPQHDIILEKCYRNSAPVLVTAHALGFGIYRDEQLVTMFRDKELWTDVGYKIDEGKLEFGENVVLKRDSDSSPDFLTDKIPTDEIIQFVSLKSNTEQYEFVANEIEKNLKEDDLSYRDIIVIHPNPLKAKNELAPLRNLLFKRGIESHLAGVNTSPDDFFIENSIAFTSIFRAKGNEAAIVYIVGSEYCYGGYELIKKRNILFTAITRSKAWVRAVGVGDAMDKLVIEFERVKNAKFRLKFDYPTIEEMEKLNVLHRDLSEADKKAISESEKEALNLITKLRNQQVHLEDLPKETIEELRKLLNDNK, from the coding sequence ATGATTGATATAATAAGGGGCGCATCAAACAAACCTGTCTCAACAGAAGCTTTAATTGAGTTTGTTGAGAATTCAGGAATTAATGATGCTGTCCTATATACCGGATATCCGATTGTTGGCTCTATCGAAGATAAATCTTCATTAGACGCACTACTGATAAGTTCAGAACACGGAGTTATTGTCTTTGACATAGTTGAGGAACCCGAAATATCAGAAAGAGAAGACATTCGAGACACCTTGTACAATATTGTTCTACAAAGGCTAATTGGTTATAAAGACCTTTCAGAAAAAAGAGGTCAACTTAAAATAAATCTAAATGTTTTAACAATTGCGCCTTCTTGGCCTCAATCACAGAAAAATAATGAAACAATAGTTGAAAAAACAGATTTTGAAAAATTCATATCAGAAAGCAAACAAACAAACTTGACAATTGAAGACTATAAAAAAGTCATACAAGCTGTTCAAGCAATTACTAAGCTAAAAGCTAAACCGCCTAGAAGAACTTCAAATGAAAAATCAAAAGGTGCTATACTTAATGAATTAGAAAAATCCATTTCAAACTTAGATAGAAGACAAAGTAAAGCTGTAATTGAAACAGTAGAAGGAATCCAAAGAATAAGAGGTCTTGCAGGTTCAGGTAAGACAATTGTCCTCGCATTAAAAGTAGCTTATTTACATTCTAAGTTTCCAGATTGGAATATTGGAGTAGCATATTATACGCGTTCCCTTAAAAATCAATTCATTGAACTAATAACAAAATTTACAATAGAACATAAAAATGAAGAACCTGATTGGTCTAAAGTAAAAATTCAACAGGCTTGGGGAAGTTCAAAAGACAATGGTTTTTATTATGAATTTTGTAAAGCAAATAATGTCGAATATTTGGACTATGATACCGCAAAAAACAGATTTGGTTCAAATGCTAACTTTATAGATGTTCTTTCTTCAAAGGCACTTTCAGAAGCAAAAACTAAAAATGAAATTTATGATGTGATTTTAGTTGATGAAGCGCAAGATTTTACTGAGCCATTTTTAAAATTATGTTATAGTTTACTTAGACCAGCTTCAATAAATAACCCTAAAAACAAAAGACTAATATATGCTTATGATGAATTACAAAAACTAAGTGATTCTAGTTCACTAAAAAACCCAATTGAAATATTTCCAGGAATTGATTTTACCGACCAAAAAAACAAACCACAACACGATATAATACTAGAAAAATGTTATCGGAATTCTGCGCCTGTCTTAGTAACTGCTCACGCTCTAGGTTTTGGAATATACAGAGATGAACAGTTGGTTACAATGTTTAGGGATAAAGAGCTATGGACTGACGTAGGATATAAAATTGATGAAGGCAAATTGGAATTTGGCGAAAATGTAGTTTTAAAGAGAGATAGTGATTCAAGCCCTGATTTTTTAACAGATAAAATCCCAACAGATGAAATTATTCAATTTGTTTCTTTGAAATCAAATACTGAACAGTATGAATTTGTTGCGAATGAAATAGAGAAAAATTTAAAAGAAGATGACTTATCTTATCGTGATATAATTGTAATACATCCCAATCCATTAAAAGCAAAGAACGAATTAGCACCATTAAGAAATTTACTTTTTAAAAGAGGAATTGAGTCTCATCTTGCGGGAGTAAACACTTCTCCTGATGATTTTTTCATAGAAAACTCAATTGCCTTTACAAGTATTTTTAGAGCAAAAGGTAATGAAGCTGCTATTGTATATATCGTTGGTTCTGAATATTGCTATGGAGGGTACGAGTTAATTAAAAAAAGAAATATACTTTTTACAGCAATTACAAGAAGTAAAGCTTGGGTAAGAGCAGTTGGTGTTGGTGACGCAATGGATAAACTAGTAATTGAATTTGAACGAGTAAAAAATGCGAAATTCAGATTAAAATTCGACTATCCTACAATAGAAGAAATGGAAAAACTGAATGTACTTCACAGAGACCTTTCTGAAGCAGACAAAAAAGCTATTTCTGAATCTGAAAAAGAAGCTCTCAACTTAATTACAAAATTGAGAAATCAACAAGTTCATTTAGAAGATTTGCCAAAAGAAACTATAGAAGAATTAAGAAAATTGCTCAATGACAATAAATGA
- a CDS encoding phosphotransferase yields MIQKFSTINSTLSPNELGKLIQQKYGLSDNTECSIIRLAMNHLYLVQDDESKYVFRVYTHNWRTKLEIEEELRLLLHLKEADRQIAYPIADKSDEYLQEIEAPEGKRIGVLFSFAKGIKTAKFSAETSFFIGQALAKVHQSTEGFELNRMTYNTQNLLINPVLKTKEFYNKNVIEIEFLETLSSFLAHKTKSIDKQKMRYGSVHLDIWFDNLHINDEKEITFFDFDFCGNGYLCFDISYFLFQLLATNLNEEEYQIKADSFVKGYESVTKISDEEKKHLPFACLAIMTFYIGLQCDRFEYWTNLFLNEDHLKRMVGNLKRWIAYNKIEINTTEKTTNG; encoded by the coding sequence ATGATACAAAAATTTTCGACAATAAATAGCACACTTTCACCAAATGAACTTGGTAAACTTATTCAACAAAAATATGGGTTAAGCGACAATACAGAATGTAGCATAATTCGGCTTGCGATGAACCATTTATATCTTGTTCAAGATGACGAAAGCAAATACGTTTTTAGAGTTTACACACATAATTGGCGGACAAAATTAGAAATTGAAGAAGAATTAAGACTTTTACTTCATTTAAAAGAAGCTGACCGACAAATTGCTTATCCAATAGCAGACAAATCAGACGAATATTTACAAGAAATTGAAGCACCAGAAGGAAAAAGAATTGGTGTGTTGTTTTCATTCGCAAAAGGAATAAAAACTGCAAAATTTTCGGCTGAAACAAGTTTTTTTATTGGGCAAGCATTAGCAAAAGTTCATCAATCGACAGAAGGTTTTGAGTTAAATCGAATGACTTACAACACTCAAAACTTGCTCATAAATCCTGTTTTAAAAACAAAAGAATTTTATAATAAAAACGTTATAGAAATTGAATTTTTAGAAACCCTATCATCATTTTTAGCACATAAAACAAAAAGTATTGACAAGCAGAAAATGAGATATGGAAGTGTCCATCTTGACATTTGGTTTGACAATTTGCACATCAACGATGAAAAAGAAATAACATTTTTTGACTTTGATTTTTGTGGCAACGGCTATTTATGTTTCGATATTTCCTATTTTCTTTTTCAGTTACTTGCGACAAATTTAAACGAAGAAGAATATCAAATAAAAGCAGACAGTTTTGTGAAAGGGTACGAAAGTGTAACAAAGATTAGTGACGAAGAAAAAAAACATTTACCTTTTGCCTGTTTAGCAATTATGACATTTTACATTGGTCTACAATGCGACAGATTTGAATATTGGACAAACCTTTTCTTGAATGAAGACCATTTAAAAAGAATGGTTGGAAACTTGAAACGGTGGATTGCCTACAACAAAATAGAAATAAATACGACTGAAAAAACAACGAACGGCTAA
- a CDS encoding site-specific integrase — protein sequence MEPKLIQIRVIGRKILLKMPKNEADISFIKGITYSRWSQSKYLWEVPHYPGNLEKLIAYFGDRLAVVERDESIPTSSAQKPVIKKNEVLAIQTRNKRIKLIFGYHADFIKHIKTIPYASWDSKNKWWSIPYSEQFLEEVKANAARLELNFTLEMEPPKKPGAVRLKPKQVSFYKTCPTAYKEKLTALRYSPNTAKSYIPLFEEFINYFPKEDLDSLDDRHVMEFSRYLVTERKVSSSYQNQAINAIKFYFEKVLGGKRKLYFVERPRKEQTLPTVCSVEEIQQILSRIRNIKHKAILSLIYSAGLRISELVELPIHAIDSDRMQIHIKNAKGKKDRYTILSKKILELLRAYFIKEKPHYWLFEGIGSTKENPVQYSTRSIQSILDKALKQTGITKHVTVHTLRHSFATHLLENGTDLRYIQSLLGHSNSKTTEVYTHITTKGFNQIISPLDKLDI from the coding sequence ATGGAGCCAAAATTGATTCAAATCCGGGTGATCGGCAGGAAAATTCTACTGAAAATGCCAAAAAATGAAGCTGACATCAGTTTTATAAAAGGCATCACTTATTCCAGATGGAGCCAGAGCAAGTACCTCTGGGAGGTGCCACATTATCCCGGAAACCTGGAGAAGCTTATCGCTTATTTTGGTGACAGGCTTGCTGTGGTAGAAAGAGATGAGTCAATCCCAACCAGTAGCGCCCAAAAACCTGTCATCAAAAAAAATGAAGTTTTGGCAATTCAAACCCGGAACAAACGCATAAAACTGATCTTCGGCTACCATGCTGATTTCATCAAACACATCAAAACCATACCCTATGCCAGCTGGGACAGTAAAAACAAATGGTGGTCAATCCCTTACTCAGAACAGTTTTTAGAAGAAGTCAAAGCCAATGCAGCTAGGCTGGAACTTAACTTCACCCTGGAAATGGAACCTCCAAAGAAACCAGGAGCAGTTAGGCTAAAGCCCAAGCAAGTATCTTTCTATAAAACCTGCCCGACCGCCTACAAGGAGAAACTGACAGCACTACGCTATAGTCCAAATACGGCAAAATCCTATATCCCTCTTTTTGAAGAATTTATCAATTATTTCCCCAAGGAGGATTTGGATTCTTTAGATGACCGGCATGTCATGGAGTTTTCGAGATATCTGGTAACGGAAAGAAAAGTCTCATCCTCCTATCAAAATCAGGCTATCAATGCCATAAAGTTTTATTTCGAGAAAGTATTGGGAGGGAAAAGAAAGTTGTATTTTGTAGAGCGTCCCAGAAAAGAGCAAACTCTGCCTACGGTATGCAGTGTAGAAGAAATCCAACAAATCCTATCACGCATCCGAAACATTAAGCACAAAGCCATACTTAGCCTTATTTATTCAGCGGGATTGAGAATCAGCGAACTGGTGGAGCTCCCCATCCATGCCATTGATTCTGACCGTATGCAGATCCATATCAAAAATGCAAAGGGCAAAAAAGATCGCTACACTATCTTGTCGAAAAAAATCCTGGAACTTTTGAGAGCATATTTCATAAAGGAAAAGCCTCATTATTGGCTATTTGAAGGAATAGGTAGCACCAAAGAAAACCCTGTCCAATATTCTACGCGAAGTATACAAAGTATTCTGGACAAAGCATTGAAGCAAACAGGAATAACCAAGCATGTCACTGTCCATACACTGAGGCATAGTTTTGCTACTCACTTGTTGGAAAATGGTACAGATTTACGATACATCCAAAGCTTATTGGGGCATAGTAATTCCAAGACTACGGAAGTGTACACCCATATTACCACCAAGGGATTTAACCAGATCATCAGTCCACTGGACAAATTAGATATATGA